In a genomic window of Diabrotica undecimpunctata isolate CICGRU chromosome 2, icDiaUnde3, whole genome shotgun sequence:
- the LOC140434033 gene encoding facilitated trehalose transporter Tret1-like, producing the protein MTVTGEKGSVPSIKDFLPQVFAALSGCLFAISDGMTYAWTSPMVPYLTSNSSHIETTHTEAEWLEACYLYGSLAGLPLTLYSVNKFGRKASVVYASVMALVSWLLIGLGDKMIYLFVGRLISGAAADMAYVACPMYVSEFADERIRGFLSGLVMVLDHTGSLIIYGLGPFTPYYVVPLLAFILISSNMVLLVYFVPESPYFLLENNRVEEATKAIKFFKSYKDTEEEINQISLALERKKNNSGSFKHILSSRYNRISLMIIVALNLVPQLLGYATIVMNLHVILDSAQTVHINTAHAAILYGGIMWIASIFCSILVDRFGRKLLIIISAVVSGLCLFVLACYFHLQYLGFNVIPISWLPIASVMTYALFFKIGIGIVPMIVTAEIAPDTIKAFAVALGDCLFIAGGIISVQLYQFATKVTGMFVPMYIYFLWAIILILFTIFYLPETKGKSLDDIQKMLRISAAEDPETVNNERYIRRNSGPENVSLGHI; encoded by the exons GATGCCTCTTTGCAATATCCGATGGAATGACATACGCTTGGACCTCTCCCATGGTGCCCTACTTAACTAGCAACAGTAGCCATATAGAAACAACTCACACAGAAGCAGAATGGCTCGAAGCTTGCTACTTATATGGATCTCTCGCTGGCTTACCTCTAACTTTATATTCAGTGAACAAATTCGGCAGAAAGGCATCAGTGGTATATGCTTCAGTGATGGCGCTAGTCTCTTGGTTACTGATTGGTTTAGGAGATAAAATGATATACCTGTTTGTCGGTAG ACTCATCTCTGGGGCAGCTGCAGACATGGCATACGTAGCCTGTCCCATGTACGTATCAGAATTTGCCGATGAAAGAATACGAGGTTTTCTCTCCGGATTAGTCATGGTATTGGACCACACTGGCTCGCTTATAATCTATGGACTTGGTCCTTTTACTCCTTACTACGTAGTACCTTTATTAGCTTTTATATTGATATCCTCCAATATGGTCTTACTCGTTTATTTTGTACCAGAATCTCCATATTTTCTATTAGAAAACAACCGAGTGGAAGAAGCTACCAAGGCTATAAAATTTTTTAAGTCGTATAAAGACACTGAAGAAGAAATTAATCAAATATCATTAGCGTTGGAACGAAAGAAGAACAACAGTGGTAGCTTTAAGCACATACTTTCAAGCAGATATAACCGCATCTCTTTAATGATTATAGTAGCATTAAATTTGGTTCCACAACTTCTAGGTTATGCAACTATTGTAATGAATTTACACGTGATCCTAGACTCTGCTCAGACCGTTCACATCAACACGGCTCACGCTGCTATCCTTTATGGTGGAATAATGTGGATAGCTTCCATATTTTGTTCTATATTAGTAGACCGATTTGGGAGGAAATTATTAATCATTATCTCTGCTGTTGTTTCCGGACTTTGTCTATTTGTTTTAGCTTGCTACTTCCACTTACAATATCTAGGATTCAACGTCATACCCATTAGTTGGTTGCCTATAGCATCAGTTATGACGTATGCTCTCTTTTTTAAAATAGGCATCGGCATCGTTCCTATGATAGTCACTGCGGAGATAGCACCAGACACTATCAAAGCCTTCGCGGTAGCTCTTGGTGACTGCTTATTCATAGCCGGAGGAATTATCTCAGTCCAACTCTATCAGTTTGCTACAAAGGTGACAGGAATGTTTGTCCCAATGTACATATACTTCCTATGGGCTATtatcttaatattatttactatattcTACTTACCTGAAACCAAGGGTAAGTCGTTGGATGATATTCAGAAAATGCTACGAATATCTGCAGCTGAAGATCCTGAGACTGTGAACAACGAGAGGTATATAAGAAGGAATTCTGGACCTGAAAATGTATCTTTAGGTCATATTTAA